From the Penicillium oxalicum strain HP7-1 chromosome V, whole genome shotgun sequence genome, one window contains:
- a CDS encoding Protein fyv10 codes for MAAELTSIKLNPESHLILDQPLLRLPHELARRNFKAVQRAVEREKEYVLPALKEAANASLSNTQTPDQTLAALDAMISRMQGLKRKMLSLQEEEKRIQNQSKKRIQHLEALYQIPSLADVKYDQWSRVRLDRLLVDHLLRSGYSESARQLAQERDIEDLVDLDVFTQCQRIVESLQRGDTKEALQWCGENKAALKKSQHNLEFELRLQQYIELVRTEDPMKKIEAINHARKYLVPNSEPDSKQIERAAGMLVFAQDTRAEPYKTFFSPDRWKFLADLFIQTHHELLSLPSQPLLHIALSGGLSALKTPLCHSAYTSSSSNSQSTTTSVCPICSTELNELARRMPYAHHSKSYVESDPIVLPNGRIYGKETLDD; via the exons ATGGCAGCTGAGCTGACCTCCATCAAACTGAACCCAGAGAGCCATCTCATTCTG GATCAAcccctcctccgccttcCACACGAACTAGCTCGACGCAACTTCAAAGCTGTACAGCGAGCAGTAGAACGAGAAAAGGAATATGTTCTTCCCGCCCTGAAAGAGGCAGCAAATGCCTCGCTCTCCAACACGCAGACCCCCGACCAGACCTTGGCCGCTCTAGATGCAATGATCTCCCGCATGCAAGGACTGAAGCGGAAGATGCTCAGTCTccaagaggaagagaagaggatccAGAATCAGTCAAAGAAACGAATTCAGCATCTTGAGGCCCTGTATCAGATCCCCAGCTTGGCAGATGTCAAGTATGATCAATGGTCGCGTGTGCGACTCGATCGGTTATTGGTGGACCATCTGCTCCGGTCGGGATACTCGGAAAGTGCCAGACAATTGGCCCAAGAGCGAGATATTGAGGATTTGGTGGATCTGGATGTGTTCACGCAGTGCCAGCGCATTGTGGAGAGCTTGCAGCGGGGCGATACCAAGGAGGCATTGCAGTGGTGCGGGGAAAACAAGGCGGCTTTGAAGAAGAGTCAG CATAATCTTGAATTTGAACTTCGGCTGCAACAATACATTGAATTGGTCCGAACGGAGGACccaatgaagaagatcgaggcAATCAACCATGCGAGAAAATACCTCGTCCCCAATTCCGAACCAGATAGCAAGCAAATTGAGCGGGCAGCGGGCATGCTGGTCTTTGCCCAAGACACAAGAGCGGAACCTTACAAG ACTTTCTTTTCACCGGATCGATGGAAGTTCCTGGCGGATCTGTTTATTCAAACTCATCACGAATTACTTTCTCTGCCATCACAGCCACTCCTCCACATTGCCCTCTCTGGCGGTCTCTCGGCGCTCAAGACTCCACTGTGTCACTCCGCCTACacatcctccagctccaacTCGCAGTCCACGACGACCTCTGTCTGTCCCATCTGCTCGACCGAGTTGAATGAGCTGGCGCGGAGAATGCCGTATGCGCATCATTCCAAGAGCTATGTGGAGAGTGATCCGATCGTACTCCCCAATGGCCGCATCTACGGCAAAGAGACTCTTGACGATTAG